TTTGACTGGATATATAAGGTGATCCTTCACTGTAATGATCTTAATGCCTGGGGCGGCTTTCTTACTGGACTTAAATAAGACATATATTACACTATGTGACATTACTATTCATCTTCAATCcacttaaattaaaaacaaaaagattcaAATCAAAAAATAGTCTCATTTACATTCATGTCAACCTGAattcacagataaaaaaaaaagaagaaacaactgAGCTTTTTATGGGTGAactcattaataaataatgacgATGGTGATGATTCCTATTGTAATAATCATGACAATATCATTAACAGAATTATCACAGCAGACTGCAAAAATGCCATAGATCCTGTGTGTTTGCCGCAGCTTGCACAGTATCACTCTCGTCGTTTCTAGGTATCGCACTACGTGAGGTCATCAGCGTGCGCCTCGGCATTCTATCTCAAACACTAGAGCTGCGTATGGGGGGCGCTACGTGCCGTAACACCCCTGTGGCGCTGCACTGCTTGTGGGATAAATCACAGGGTATACGGGTGGGGGGGATGGTGTGCAAATGAAGAAACGCCCAGCTGATTCTCTCACCCCTCACCCCTCCCCAGTTTCACCTCATCCTTCCTATCGTCTCCCAgaaagaggggaggaagggggaggtGAGATCATAGGCTGGGGGAGAGAATAAAAAGGTGTTGGGGGAGTCGTGGACGTTTCTTCTCTCACACACCAGGCTGAAGTTTGCAGTCTTGCTCATTATAAAACCCTTATAAAAGGGGGCGGGGAGGGGGGACAAGGCTGGGGGCAAGTAGTGAGACGGGCTTTGGGAGGAGGCGGGGCAAAGGGGCTGAGGGGcaaatcagaagaaaaacaaaaaccctaCGGGAGGGTGACGTGTGGGCtgcagggggagagagggattttGGGTTGGGAGGGTGGAGGGTTGTACCCTGTAAACGCAACCCCCACCCCTCCACACCCCGCGCCCATgcccttccctccctccccccacTTCCTGTAGCCTCTCAGGCAGTCGGCCTGTCTACATGGCATTCAGCTTTGTCCAcacaatacacaaacaaacaaacagacagcttaatttactaaacaaaacaaaacaataaaacaaaacaataaaaaatcccAAAAGGTCAAGACGTTAAGTAATAAAACCTTATTTACatgttacacatttttttcttggtttttcAGCGTGATAATtcgctcctctccctcctcgtcTTCTCAGCACATTTTTGCTTCGCGtcaaaaaattttttttaatagagaATACTGAAAACACGCAGAAGAAAACGGCGCGGACGATTCCTTCTGACAttcttgctctcctctcctttttccATTCTCACTCTCACTTTTTTATACTCCTCCCCCAAGCCCccactcttttttttcctcttttcctcttcgTTTCTCATTGGCTGTCAGGTTTAGCCCACCTTCTGTGGGTTGGTGGCACGTACCCCCTGCTCATAGGTGATTCGCTGGCTGATCAGGTACTGTGCGGCCTGTGTGGCGGCCTGGGAACCCGTGATGGTCACCTTCCTGTTCCGAGTTCCAGGGATGAACTCGCCTTTCTTGGAGATCTGGATCCTGGCGCCGGTTAGCTCCTGGTACTCCACTAACGTCTTCCCTCCCTTCCCCAAGATGGCTCCCACCAGGTTTTCTGGCACGGCGATCTCGACCACCTCCTTCGCTCCTTCTGCTAGCTTCTCCGTGGCCAGTAGAGACGACGCCACCAGTGGCGATGCGGCGCTTAAGTAGCCATTAGTGGCCCCTGTGGCGGCAGCCAGGGATCCCAAGGAGAAGCCTCCGAGACCAGCTGCTGGGTGAGCTGCGCTGGTGGATGCATCGCTGGCGTAGGATGCTAACAAGTTAGCTGcggcagctgctgcagggttAGCATTAGCTGCTACTGCGGCTAACACCCCTGAGGCTGCAGCGGGATTCAGCCCCAGGCCCAGGGAGTTGGTGTTGTAGCCGTAGCTGGCCAGAGTGTTGAGGGCGGAGGTGATGGCCAGCAGGTCATTGCCTGAGAGGCTGGACATGGTGGTGGGGAACGCCCCGACCCCCGCCAGGCTGGCCTGGCCGAGCAGAGAGgaagctgtggctgctgcagcagctgctgcggCCGGCATGACCTCGGTGGAGTTGGCGTATGGGGAGCCAGTGGGGTTGGAGTTGGCGACGGGCCCTGTGATGTTGGAGTAGGAGATGTTGAGGCAGGAGGAGCTCTGTGGGTCTTCCTGTATCTTCTGCACTATGATCTCAACGGCTTTGCGGTTCTGTTCAGGCTCTCCGCTGATGGTGACCACACGTTCCTGCAGGTTGATGCCCTCTGGCTTTTGGGATAGCTGGACCCACGCCCCGGACTGCTCCATCACCGCCTTGACTGTAGCTCCACCTTTACCGATGATCAGCCCCGCCGTGCTGTTGGGGACGATCAGCTTGGcctgaaaaaagacaacaaaatcaTCAGAGGTTAttgcagagaaaatgagagcCATGTTGATTGGCCAACTAAATCCACTAAAGTCatgaagaaggaagaaggaCTAGAGGGGGGTGAACTGACAGCGAGCTACACTGTGTATGTTCAATTAAAAGagccaaaaaaaagacaatgtcACACCTGTGATGTTACGATTAAACATGCATGACAACAACCCCTCTTGAATTCAAAATACACAGTTCGACGAGAAAATGAAGCAGAATTATGCAATGGAAATTGATGATGAAAATTCTTTCTTTTGTCATGCAAAACACGGTGAAGCGGTCCACGCATCGCTCAAGTGTAGACTTTAAAGGCAAGGTCAGCGCTGAAAAGGACTTCGTCAGGAGCTGCTTTTCAGAGGTGTCCTCGAGAAGGACGGGAGACAAAAAGAGCCATAGAAGAGACGCAGAGAAAGAAGAGACTGAATACAGAGAGACTTCCTGATGTACTGTAAGTGTGTGACgtcctgaagaagaaagatCCGAGATAGACGTACAACATTATGGATCGTGCACTGACAGCGACCTCCGCCACCTGAGCACATAACTAATAAAGaggtttttcatttctttgctacataatggagagaaaagaggagaaagagataAAGTGCATGTTGCTGAGGAGACggagaggtagagagaggtaAACAGAGTGGGAGGGAAGGatggacgagagagagagagagagagggagagagagagagagagagagagagggagagagagagagagagggagagagagagagagagagagagagggagagagagagagagagagagagagagagggaggatttCTAAAGAGGCTActtgagtgaaaaaaataacattgacTCCCAGGGGTCAgcgttgccatggaaacagcaCCAGCATTCAAAGGGTAGTGAAAGGGAGTGAGgcaacgacacacacacacacacacacacacacacagacacacacacactcacacacagatacatgcacacacacacatacacacacttcctATGTCCAAACACACTGCACTATATTTAACATATGTAACGCTGtatatattattactgtatCAGTCAATGAATGGACATCGTGCACTTTGAGAATTGATCCGCAGCACGCTGCTCGTCTCTGGGAGGCCATCAGCCCAAAGTGAATCAGAAGCAGCACTTCGACTCAAATATGCAAATGTGGTGCCGCTACTTTCATTATAGATTAAtcagttgattatttttttaacaaaatgtcagaaaaaattgtgaaaaatgacgATCGCCAAATACAAAGACGCTCATTAAAACACCCGAGGAGCTGCTGTTGAgaaaaactaatgaaacaatgaattaaTTCTTCATTTATGAGCAACAGTTTCCCTTTGAACTGTAGAAAAAGTAAAGTCTTTATCAGTCAGGGAGTCATCTATAGACAACTCCAGACTCAGCTATCACTCAGTCCGGTTCATTAATGGAGATCCTTACGACACCGCTGCATTCAGTGTCACAAAGTTGGTTGGTCCTCTCTGGCACAGAGGCTTGATAAACACATGCATCTTTACATCCATGAATCCTTTATTGGACCACCCTACGTAAAATCTATGCTGGACCGGACCACAGGACCCGACCAATATCGCTCTACTAACAGTCTCGTGCTTGAAGTCCTGCGGGtttattctgaactttgaaaaTCTGCATTTAGTTTTGCCCCAAGATGTGTGTGAGTCTTTTTCTTGCGAAACTTCTATCTCAACATCGTAGCAGATGAGAAGCTTAATGACTTTCaaggtttaaataaagttttgaattcaattgatttaaaagacaaaaaacaaaaaagatatgACTCTTCTTTTCCAACATACATTAAGTACAGATTTGACAAACAGTGATCTGCTCGGTTTGAGTTGAGTACCAGGGAAAAGATAAAGCCGTCAATAAAAGGAAGACGGCtcactgtaatgtttttttctctgaacaAAGTTTTATGAAGTGGACGTTGATTGTACAAAGTGACGGCTATACAAGAATGACATCATTGGCATTGAGATAATGAATAAAGTCATGTTTTGGTCTGTGTTGTTGGTATTCTGAGGAAACGACTGGGACAATAAGTTGTCTTTGCTTCAGTGGCACCAACATTAATACCACTTGTAAACCCTCGGGAGGaaaagtctgctgtgtcgcagttTCTCGGTACTTCTTGGTCAGAAACTGCAGGTTTGACTTTTGGAATTAAACCCAAATCACCGTACTTCCCTGTTCCATCAGACTGCATCCAGACAGGCCCGAGGTCTGAATGAACCTGTGTGTGAAACTTCACTGCTGACGTAGGCAGGATGACGCatc
This is a stretch of genomic DNA from Pagrus major chromosome 2, Pma_NU_1.0. It encodes these proteins:
- the LOC141016699 gene encoding RNA-binding protein Nova-1-like isoform X2 → MMAGGAVQQNGIFSNPHHHNQQPHMESDPPDSRKRPLETPTEASSTKRTNTGEEGEYFLKVLIPSYAAGSIIGKGGQTIVQLQKETGATIKLSKSKDFYPGTTERVCLIQGTVEALNGVHDFIAEKVREMPQSTQKTEPVSILQPQTTVNPDRVKQAKLIVPNSTAGLIIGKGGATVKAVMEQSGAWVQLSQKPEGINLQERVVTISGEPEQNRKAVEIIVQKIQEDPQSSSCLNISYSNITGPVANSNPTGSPYANSTEVMPAAAAAAAATASSLLGQASLAGVGAFPTTMSSLSGNDLLAITSALNTLASYGYNTNSLGLGLNPAAASGVLAAVAANANPAAAAAANLLASYASDASTSAAHPAAGLGGFSLGSLAAATGATNGYLSAASPLVASSLLATEKLAEGAKEVVEIAVPENLVGAILGKGGKTLVEYQELTGARIQISKKGEFIPGTRNRKVTITGSQAATQAAQYLISQRITYEQGVRATNPQKVG
- the LOC141016699 gene encoding RNA-binding protein Nova-1-like isoform X1, whose amino-acid sequence is MMAGGAVQQNGIFSNPHHHNQQPHMESDPPDSRKRPLETPTEASSTKRTNTGVAFLQPLFETEGIVFPHQETETHEEGEYFLKVLIPSYAAGSIIGKGGQTIVQLQKETGATIKLSKSKDFYPGTTERVCLIQGTVEALNGVHDFIAEKVREMPQSTQKTEPVSILQPQTTVNPDRVKQAKLIVPNSTAGLIIGKGGATVKAVMEQSGAWVQLSQKPEGINLQERVVTISGEPEQNRKAVEIIVQKIQEDPQSSSCLNISYSNITGPVANSNPTGSPYANSTEVMPAAAAAAAATASSLLGQASLAGVGAFPTTMSSLSGNDLLAITSALNTLASYGYNTNSLGLGLNPAAASGVLAAVAANANPAAAAAANLLASYASDASTSAAHPAAGLGGFSLGSLAAATGATNGYLSAASPLVASSLLATEKLAEGAKEVVEIAVPENLVGAILGKGGKTLVEYQELTGARIQISKKGEFIPGTRNRKVTITGSQAATQAAQYLISQRITYEQGVRATNPQKVG